A portion of the Thermosediminibacter oceani DSM 16646 genome contains these proteins:
- the rlmH gene encoding 23S rRNA (pseudouridine(1915)-N(3))-methyltransferase RlmH yields MNITIIAVGKIKESYLREGIKEYEKRLKPYCTLRIIEVDEERAPDNPSPAQKERVLKREGELILAKIPRQGFKIALCIEGERFSSEGMAEKVKDLVLYGISDITFVIGGSLGLSDEVKKTCDMRLSFSDFTLPHQLMRLLLLEQIYRWFKIIRGETYHK; encoded by the coding sequence ATGAACATCACAATAATAGCTGTAGGAAAAATTAAAGAAAGCTATTTAAGGGAAGGCATAAAAGAATATGAAAAAAGGCTCAAACCTTACTGCACCCTCCGGATAATAGAAGTAGACGAAGAAAGGGCGCCGGACAATCCATCACCGGCGCAAAAAGAAAGGGTGCTGAAAAGGGAAGGGGAGCTAATTTTGGCTAAAATCCCCCGGCAAGGCTTTAAAATCGCCCTTTGCATCGAGGGAGAGAGATTTTCGTCGGAAGGGATGGCAGAGAAAGTTAAAGACCTTGTCCTTTACGGTATTTCGGATATAACCTTCGTAATAGGCGGCTCTTTAGGTCTTTCTGATGAGGTTAAGAAAACCTGCGACATGAGACTTTCTTTTTCCGATTTTACCCTTCCTCACCAACTCATGCGCCTTCTGCTTTTGGAGCAGATTTATCGCTGGTTCAAAATAATCCGGGGGGAAACCTACCACAAATGA
- a CDS encoding MerR family transcriptional regulator — MASAEKGLYPIGTVEKKTGLSARQIRYYESMGLVNPVRTSGGQRRYTENDVIRLIRIKQMKDSGFDLKTIKEKILVFEQKLEEISLSDINPAQVKLSSLYPVSNRAVLMKLLEEK; from the coding sequence ATGGCTTCTGCGGAAAAGGGACTTTACCCGATAGGCACCGTTGAGAAAAAGACGGGGCTCTCCGCCAGGCAGATCAGGTACTACGAGAGCATGGGGCTCGTCAATCCGGTTCGCACCAGCGGCGGGCAGAGGCGTTACACGGAAAACGATGTAATAAGGCTCATCCGGATAAAGCAGATGAAGGACAGCGGTTTTGACCTCAAAACCATAAAGGAGAAAATCCTGGTCTTCGAGCAGAAGCTGGAGGAAATTTCCCTTTCCGACATTAATCCCGCCCAAGTGAAGCTCTCTTCACTTTACCCAGTTTCCAACAGGGCAGTGTTGATGAAGCTGCTGGAAGAAAAATAA
- a CDS encoding RNA polymerase sigma factor yields MLSDEQLAKRCLAGDQEALEELLERYKGYVFAIIFNFVSDSAEAEDIAQEVFLQVYRSLPRCRFDNFKSWIGRIAVNKAIDHRRKAEHLSRIVPEEKAGESVLRTEQAPSPEELYLAKEDWQRVQHVAGELPEIYGRTLAKYYFEGKSCREIAVEEGISVKTVESRLSRARALFKKRWGREKG; encoded by the coding sequence ATGCTGTCCGATGAACAGCTGGCAAAAAGATGCCTTGCCGGCGATCAGGAAGCATTAGAAGAACTGTTGGAACGGTACAAGGGCTACGTCTTTGCAATAATATTTAATTTCGTGAGCGACAGCGCTGAGGCCGAAGATATAGCCCAGGAGGTATTCTTACAGGTTTACCGCTCCCTTCCCCGGTGCCGTTTCGATAATTTCAAGTCCTGGATCGGGAGAATCGCCGTGAACAAGGCCATAGACCACCGGAGAAAGGCGGAGCATCTTTCGCGAATTGTGCCGGAAGAAAAGGCCGGAGAATCGGTACTGCGAACGGAGCAGGCCCCTTCGCCGGAAGAACTGTACCTGGCGAAGGAAGACTGGCAGAGAGTGCAGCATGTGGCGGGGGAGCTGCCGGAGATTTACGGGAGGACTCTGGCAAAATATTATTTCGAAGGCAAGAGCTGCCGGGAGATCGCAGTGGAGGAAGGAATCAGCGTTAAGACGGTTGAGTCCCGCTTGAGTCGGGCGAGAGCCCTGTTTAAGAAAAGGTGGGGGAGGGAAAAAGGGTGA
- the larA gene encoding nickel-dependent lactate racemase → MKIKTFNLKYGRGMMTLKIPAKNVLGVLKARDVPAVPDEKEAVVEAVRNPIGSPPLSGLVKKGDSVVIIASDITRSVRNSRVIPVLLEELRESGIPYEDITVVVATGTHRGHTEQELEYMFGREVLGRVRVVDHNCRDRESLVYLGTTSSGTPVWVNRLVAGADKVIITGGIVYHSMAGFGGGRKAVCPGVSGYETIQHNHKLMLNPPDKGGGINPFVGPGRVSDNPMAQDMAEIAAMVNPTFMVNVILNDEGKIARVVAGDYREAFKEGCRSVREFFSIEVEKCADALILSCGGFPKDIDLYQATKAVENCQGVLKDGGVIVLVAECPEGVGNGDFYRIIKDFPTRRMREEELWREFTIAKGVGYMLTLTLERFRVVLVSKLDAGMVSEMGMVPAADASLALQIVRNMLGEDFRAYVVPAASTVVPVLVG, encoded by the coding sequence ATGAAGATAAAAACCTTTAATTTAAAATACGGCAGGGGGATGATGACGCTTAAAATCCCCGCGAAAAATGTCCTTGGCGTCCTAAAAGCCCGGGATGTACCGGCGGTACCCGACGAAAAAGAGGCTGTAGTGGAGGCGGTGCGAAACCCCATCGGTTCACCTCCGCTTTCCGGGCTGGTTAAAAAAGGCGATTCAGTCGTCATAATAGCCAGCGATATAACAAGGAGCGTCAGGAACTCGAGAGTAATCCCCGTTCTGCTGGAGGAGCTCCGGGAATCGGGAATTCCTTACGAAGACATCACCGTAGTGGTGGCAACGGGCACCCATAGAGGTCATACCGAGCAGGAGCTCGAGTACATGTTCGGTCGGGAAGTCCTGGGAAGGGTCCGGGTGGTCGACCACAACTGCAGGGACCGGGAATCGCTGGTCTACCTCGGCACCACTTCTTCGGGAACGCCGGTGTGGGTCAACCGGTTGGTAGCCGGAGCTGATAAAGTGATAATAACCGGCGGCATTGTGTACCATTCGATGGCCGGATTCGGGGGCGGACGAAAGGCCGTCTGCCCGGGTGTTTCGGGCTACGAGACGATTCAACACAATCACAAGCTGATGCTCAACCCGCCAGACAAGGGTGGGGGCATAAACCCCTTTGTTGGACCCGGAAGGGTATCCGATAATCCCATGGCCCAGGACATGGCCGAAATTGCGGCGATGGTAAATCCCACCTTCATGGTCAACGTAATCCTGAACGATGAAGGGAAAATCGCCCGGGTCGTGGCAGGAGATTACAGGGAGGCCTTCAAAGAAGGCTGCCGCTCTGTCCGGGAGTTCTTCAGCATTGAGGTGGAGAAGTGCGCCGACGCTTTGATCCTCTCCTGCGGCGGATTTCCAAAGGATATCGATCTTTACCAGGCCACAAAGGCCGTAGAAAACTGCCAGGGGGTACTGAAGGACGGCGGTGTAATAGTATTGGTAGCGGAGTGCCCCGAGGGAGTGGGCAACGGCGACTTTTACAGGATTATAAAAGACTTCCCCACCCGCCGGATGAGGGAAGAGGAACTCTGGAGGGAATTTACCATAGCCAAGGGCGTAGGCTACATGCTCACCCTGACTCTGGAGAGGTTCCGGGTGGTGCTGGTGTCGAAACTCGACGCCGGAATGGTCTCCGAAATGGGAATGGTGCCCGCAGCCGACGCAAGCCTGGCGCTACAAATTGTACGCAACATGCTCGGGGAAGATTTCAGGGCCTATGTGGTGCCTGCAGCGTCAACCGTTGTCCCCGTTCTTGTCGGATAA
- a CDS encoding DUF4932 domain-containing protein, producing MIDPRIELLSSVQLNSGYSRLTKLDFSYKRNMGKYFDKFKNHEAVRMFSRLRRNGFAYDVPPALMLHLTNPPELKKVFPYMDTIRYSGANDNEMDLFVLELQKYALETDFQKFYNNNMGFYNRLVKKVSDDIKDFDVVNDLEEYFGIKKNSYNIILAPLFHAGGYGPQIKKDDGTFDVYAIIGPVIPSSLKFSKSFLRKILGKIFIRLNLRDL from the coding sequence ATGATAGACCCCCGCATAGAATTGCTTTCATCGGTTCAGCTAAATTCGGGATATTCACGTTTAACGAAACTGGATTTTAGTTATAAAAGAAATATGGGAAAATATTTCGATAAATTCAAAAATCACGAAGCCGTCAGGATGTTTAGCAGATTGAGACGGAACGGATTTGCTTATGATGTACCCCCTGCGCTTATGCTCCATCTTACGAATCCGCCGGAGCTCAAAAAGGTTTTTCCTTACATGGATACCATAAGATATAGTGGAGCGAATGACAATGAAATGGATCTATTTGTTTTGGAACTCCAAAAATATGCGTTAGAAACCGATTTTCAAAAGTTTTATAATAATAATATGGGTTTTTATAATAGATTGGTCAAGAAAGTATCGGATGACATTAAGGATTTTGACGTTGTAAATGATTTGGAAGAGTATTTTGGAATTAAAAAGAATAGCTATAACATAATTCTTGCACCCTTGTTTCATGCCGGCGGCTATGGACCACAAATTAAGAAAGATGACGGAACCTTTGATGTCTATGCTATTATCGGTCCTGTTATCCCGAGCTCATTGAAGTTTTCAAAGAGCTTTCTCAGAAAAATCTTGGGGAAGATTTTTATTCGATTAAATTTGAGGGACCTATAA
- the istB gene encoding IS21-like element helper ATPase IstB: MLKDEIAACCKALKLSRNLVENCDKIEAQSHEEYLLKLLRLELEHRDASRKDRLLKNAGFYTIKTFAGYIFDEIKLPQGLTPQDLKDCKFLEEKKNLILYGNVGTGKTHLATAIGVEACKKGYNVKFFRTAALVNRLVEARKGGELSGLLKQLSKPDLLICDEWGYVPLDREGAQLLFQVISDCYERRSVVITTNLEFSRWASIFYDEQMTAAMIDRLIHHSYLLIFDGQSYRMRQSLMRQLS, encoded by the coding sequence ATGCTGAAGGACGAAATCGCCGCCTGCTGTAAAGCATTAAAACTCAGCCGCAATCTAGTGGAAAACTGCGACAAGATCGAGGCTCAAAGCCATGAAGAATACCTGCTGAAGCTGCTAAGATTAGAACTGGAGCACAGAGACGCAAGTCGAAAGGACAGGCTTTTGAAAAATGCGGGCTTTTACACGATAAAGACCTTTGCCGGCTACATATTCGATGAAATCAAACTCCCGCAGGGGCTTACACCGCAGGACCTAAAAGATTGCAAATTTCTCGAAGAAAAGAAAAACCTGATCCTTTACGGCAACGTGGGAACCGGCAAAACCCATCTTGCCACCGCCATCGGTGTGGAGGCCTGTAAAAAAGGCTACAACGTAAAGTTTTTCCGCACTGCAGCGCTGGTAAACCGGCTGGTGGAAGCCCGGAAGGGAGGTGAACTTTCCGGGTTACTGAAACAGCTTTCCAAACCAGATCTTCTGATCTGCGACGAATGGGGCTATGTTCCTTTGGACCGCGAAGGAGCGCAGCTACTTTTTCAGGTGATTTCGGACTGCTATGAACGTCGCAGTGTAGTAATTACCACTAACCTGGAATTCAGCCGCTGGGCGAGCATTTTCTACGATGAGCAGATGACAGCAGCAATGATTGACCGGCTAATACACCACAGTTACCTATTGATCTTTGATGGTCAAAGCTACCGGATGAGGCAATCACTCATGAGGCAATTAAGTTAA
- the istA gene encoding IS21 family transposase: MTHIDNIRKAFFMKGQNISEIAREFQKDRKTIRKYIYQEDWNTRVKVEEVKHTFPKLDPFKADIDQWLEEDKKARKKQRHTAKRIYDRLCEKYQDKFNCSYRTVAGYVAMRKKELYQDNSCRLPLEHIPGEAQVDFGEADFYENGTLHHGFYLNLSFPYSNVGYTQLFKGENQECLFQGLKDIFEHLGGVPRKLWFDNASTIVKLSKNGERKLTDAFLRFKQHYGFEAVFCNPASGHEKGNVENKVGYHRRNFLVPVPRFEKLEDFNRELLRLCDRDMHREHYRKEASIAELFNEDRKALLELPTVPYEVAGYITVKTNAYAKFSLNGGKHLYSTAPKYANSRVLVKITAHEVIPLDESHREIVRHRRLYGDNKQESMDWLPYLTQLSRCPGALKYSGIYSMLPDPLREYLDGLSKSERGKALKALAVLCTKSSFEQAVNAVAEALLYGVQDLDSLVAIHNRITGITPQLEPVKIPEGVPELTAFRFNAEDYDKAFLKGGANLC, from the coding sequence ATGACCCATATTGATAATATCAGAAAAGCGTTCTTTATGAAAGGGCAAAATATCAGCGAGATAGCCCGGGAATTCCAAAAAGACCGAAAAACTATACGCAAGTATATTTATCAAGAAGACTGGAACACCAGGGTTAAAGTTGAAGAAGTTAAACATACCTTCCCAAAACTCGACCCTTTCAAGGCGGATATAGATCAGTGGCTTGAAGAAGATAAAAAAGCTCGCAAAAAGCAGAGGCATACCGCCAAAAGGATTTATGACAGGCTCTGTGAAAAATACCAAGATAAGTTTAACTGTTCTTACCGCACCGTAGCAGGCTACGTAGCCATGAGAAAAAAAGAATTGTACCAGGACAACTCATGTCGTCTGCCGCTGGAACATATCCCGGGTGAAGCGCAGGTGGATTTCGGTGAGGCAGACTTTTACGAAAACGGGACGCTGCATCACGGATTTTATCTGAACCTGTCGTTTCCCTACAGTAACGTAGGATATACCCAGCTTTTCAAGGGAGAAAACCAGGAATGCCTGTTTCAGGGACTTAAGGACATATTTGAACACTTGGGGGGAGTACCCCGTAAGCTATGGTTTGATAACGCCAGCACTATCGTGAAACTCTCGAAAAATGGAGAGCGCAAACTAACCGACGCCTTCCTGAGGTTCAAGCAGCACTATGGTTTTGAAGCGGTATTCTGTAACCCTGCTTCCGGCCATGAAAAGGGTAATGTGGAAAACAAGGTGGGATACCACCGGCGCAACTTCCTTGTCCCGGTCCCCAGGTTTGAAAAGCTGGAGGATTTTAACCGCGAACTTTTACGATTGTGCGACCGGGACATGCACCGCGAACACTACCGGAAGGAGGCATCCATAGCCGAACTTTTTAATGAAGACCGTAAGGCTCTGCTTGAGCTGCCTACCGTTCCTTACGAGGTAGCCGGTTACATAACAGTCAAAACCAACGCCTACGCCAAATTCAGCTTGAACGGTGGAAAGCACCTATACTCTACCGCCCCCAAATACGCCAACAGCCGGGTGCTTGTAAAGATAACAGCCCATGAGGTCATACCGCTGGATGAGAGCCACCGGGAAATCGTGCGCCACCGGCGGCTTTACGGGGACAACAAGCAAGAAAGCATGGACTGGCTGCCATATCTTACCCAGCTTTCCCGCTGTCCGGGAGCCCTTAAGTATTCGGGAATATACAGCATGCTGCCGGACCCACTCCGGGAATACCTCGACGGCTTAAGCAAAAGTGAGCGCGGCAAAGCGCTCAAGGCTTTGGCTGTGCTTTGTACCAAAAGCAGTTTTGAACAGGCTGTGAACGCTGTAGCCGAGGCTCTCCTTTACGGAGTGCAGGATTTAGACAGCCTCGTAGCCATCCATAACAGGATAACGGGTATAACCCCGCAGTTGGAGCCGGTAAAGATTCCGGAAGGGGTTCCTGAACTCACTGCATTCCGCTTCAATGCAGAAGACTATGACAAAGCCTTTCTGAAAGGCGGTGCCAATTTATGCTGA
- a CDS encoding helix-turn-helix domain-containing protein, with protein sequence MATAKNGDEEAMTYVVKHFIPIVKKYSRQLDYEEACSDLVT encoded by the coding sequence ATTGCTACAGCGAAAAATGGTGATGAGGAAGCTATGACCTACGTCGTTAAGCACTTCATTCCAATTGTTAAGAAATACAGCCGTCAACTGGATTACGAGGAAGCCTGCTCCGATTTAGTTACTTGA
- a CDS encoding molybdopterin-containing oxidoreductase family protein, translating to MKVYRTACPRDCIDCCSLLAYVDENGRLTGVKGDPDHPVTRGYLCPKGNSYVELVYHPERLRYPLMKKNGEFKRVTWDEALNFIAARLTEVVDTYGPLAVLHYHYSGSEVTTKHLDTRFFNALGGITRVSGDLCLSAGLVAQIYDFGGLLQNSIEDLPNARGCVLWGRNVKSTNVHSMPFILECRERGGKIAVVNPLTTGMEGMAELVISPKPGTDAALALGACRYLVEWGKIDREFIEKYTYGFEEFRRTLENYPLGRVSEITGVDVDDIVRLALFYAENTPVTTLLGFGLQRYRGGGNAVRAVDALAAVTGNIGKPGAGVSYCIDTYWYVGSFVKGAAPVGTGRLMDLSSMARGILKAQDPPVKIAFITNANPVVNVPDTAMTRKALNNIETVVVIDMFMTDTAKEADVVLPCTTFFEEENVKVSSWSPWIFYCPKVIEPVGEARPDEEIFIELARRIGLEDFPWKSREEFLEYATGAFGKFGVDLSVLREKGHIKNSFVPDVAWQDKKFRTPSGKFEFYSEKALAEGQPPTATYVAPACEDDGYPYHFITPHSRYRIHSQFQVAEYIRKLNPFPKVYISAEEGIRLGLKEGQEVEIYNDMGSIRARVYFERGMRKDTVSLESGWNVESGACPNFLIPSRTTEMGACAALYDVKVGIRAVSP from the coding sequence ATGAAAGTTTACCGCACTGCGTGCCCGCGGGACTGCATCGACTGCTGCTCCCTCCTGGCTTACGTGGATGAAAACGGAAGGCTGACCGGGGTTAAGGGAGACCCGGACCATCCGGTTACCCGGGGTTACCTCTGTCCCAAGGGAAATTCCTACGTGGAATTGGTCTACCACCCGGAGCGGCTCCGTTATCCCCTTATGAAAAAGAACGGTGAATTCAAGCGGGTAACCTGGGATGAAGCCCTGAATTTCATAGCCGCGAGGCTTACCGAGGTCGTGGATACATACGGCCCTCTGGCAGTGCTTCACTACCACTACAGCGGGTCGGAAGTCACAACAAAACACCTTGACACCAGGTTTTTCAACGCCCTGGGCGGTATTACCAGGGTCTCGGGAGACTTATGCTTGAGCGCCGGCCTGGTTGCACAGATTTACGACTTCGGAGGTCTTTTACAAAACAGCATAGAAGACCTGCCCAACGCCAGAGGCTGCGTCCTCTGGGGCAGAAACGTGAAATCAACGAATGTCCACTCCATGCCCTTTATTTTGGAGTGCAGGGAAAGGGGAGGGAAGATCGCCGTAGTAAACCCGCTCACCACCGGAATGGAGGGCATGGCCGAACTGGTGATAAGTCCGAAGCCGGGTACCGATGCAGCCCTGGCCCTGGGGGCGTGCCGGTACCTCGTAGAATGGGGTAAAATCGACCGCGAATTCATAGAAAAATACACTTATGGGTTTGAAGAATTCCGGAGGACCCTGGAAAACTACCCGCTCGGGAGGGTTTCGGAGATCACCGGGGTGGATGTTGATGATATAGTGCGCCTTGCTCTTTTCTACGCGGAAAATACCCCCGTCACCACCCTGCTCGGATTTGGACTGCAGAGGTACAGGGGAGGCGGCAACGCCGTAAGAGCTGTCGACGCCCTGGCGGCAGTTACGGGCAACATCGGAAAGCCGGGGGCCGGGGTATCCTACTGTATCGATACATACTGGTACGTAGGAAGTTTCGTGAAGGGAGCGGCACCGGTCGGGACCGGGCGGCTCATGGACCTGTCCAGCATGGCCCGCGGAATTTTGAAGGCCCAGGACCCGCCCGTTAAAATAGCGTTCATAACAAACGCAAACCCCGTCGTAAACGTGCCGGACACGGCCATGACGAGAAAGGCCCTGAACAATATCGAAACCGTTGTCGTTATAGACATGTTCATGACAGACACGGCAAAAGAGGCCGACGTGGTGCTGCCGTGCACCACCTTTTTCGAGGAGGAAAACGTCAAGGTAAGCTCCTGGAGCCCCTGGATTTTTTACTGCCCCAAAGTCATCGAGCCCGTCGGGGAGGCAAGGCCCGACGAGGAGATCTTCATTGAGCTTGCAAGGAGAATCGGACTTGAGGATTTCCCCTGGAAGAGCCGGGAGGAATTTTTGGAATACGCCACCGGGGCTTTTGGAAAATTCGGGGTGGACCTTTCCGTTCTAAGAGAAAAGGGGCATATAAAAAACTCCTTCGTGCCGGATGTGGCCTGGCAGGATAAAAAATTCCGCACGCCGTCGGGCAAATTCGAATTTTATTCAGAAAAAGCCCTGGCCGAAGGCCAGCCTCCCACGGCCACCTACGTGGCTCCTGCTTGCGAGGACGACGGCTACCCGTACCACTTCATAACCCCCCATTCCCGGTACCGTATACACTCTCAATTCCAAGTGGCCGAATATATTAGAAAATTAAATCCCTTTCCAAAAGTGTATATCAGTGCCGAAGAGGGGATCCGGCTGGGATTAAAAGAAGGGCAGGAAGTAGAAATTTACAACGACATGGGTAGCATAAGAGCCAGGGTGTATTTCGAACGCGGCATGAGAAAGGACACCGTCAGTCTGGAGTCGGGCTGGAACGTGGAAAGCGGTGCATGTCCCAATTTCCTCATACCTTCCCGCACCACCGAAATGGGGGCGTGCGCTGCGCTATACGATGTTAAGGTGGGCATAAGGGCCGTAAGCCCTTAA
- a CDS encoding flavin reductase family protein produces MYKDVRIEEVAEKVLEQLKKGAFLTVKSGDTINTMTIAWGTLGYVWHRPVFMAMVRPSRYTFDLIEKASSFTVSFPLNDRMKDALKICGTKSGRDVDKFKECGLSLLPGKTVDTPVIDGCDIHFECGIIYKSPLHPEQIPAEVKALYYGTGDYHVLYFGEILAVRMRDED; encoded by the coding sequence GTGTATAAAGACGTTCGTATCGAAGAAGTAGCCGAAAAAGTCCTGGAACAGCTGAAAAAGGGCGCTTTTTTGACCGTAAAAAGCGGCGACACGATAAACACAATGACGATTGCCTGGGGGACCCTTGGCTACGTGTGGCACAGGCCGGTTTTCATGGCAATGGTCAGGCCTTCCAGATATACCTTCGACCTAATAGAAAAGGCCTCGAGTTTCACCGTCAGTTTTCCCCTGAACGATCGGATGAAGGACGCACTGAAAATATGCGGCACCAAATCGGGAAGAGACGTAGACAAGTTCAAGGAATGCGGCCTTTCACTCCTGCCGGGCAAGACGGTGGACACCCCGGTAATAGACGGGTGCGATATACACTTTGAATGCGGCATCATTTACAAATCTCCCCTTCACCCCGAGCAGATTCCGGCCGAGGTAAAGGCATTATACTACGGCACCGGGGATTATCACGTCCTGTATTTTGGGGAGATACTGGCTGTCAGGATGAGGGATGAGGACTAA
- a CDS encoding GntR family transcriptional regulator → MFSQTQEGGSSLRNKIYQHLKNAILNGVYKPGESLIELKIARELGVSRTPVREAIRQLELEGLVSSIPNKGVIVEGITEQDVEDIYTIRKMIEGLAARWAAEKITPEQLKELKDVLDLMEFYTGKGEIDKVSELDTRFHDIIFRACKSRPLESVLTNFHHFIQRARLVSIKSSGRAPISLEEHKEIYNALAVRDPNAAEKAMIRHVEKAKSNLHPYLAGHKVY, encoded by the coding sequence ATGTTCAGCCAAACCCAGGAAGGGGGGTCTTCCCTCCGAAACAAAATATACCAGCACCTGAAAAACGCCATTCTCAACGGTGTGTATAAGCCCGGTGAAAGCCTTATAGAGTTGAAGATAGCTAGGGAACTGGGCGTGAGCCGCACGCCGGTGAGGGAGGCTATAAGGCAGCTGGAGCTGGAAGGGCTGGTATCGAGCATCCCTAACAAGGGGGTAATAGTTGAGGGTATTACCGAACAGGACGTGGAAGACATATACACTATTAGAAAAATGATCGAGGGACTGGCTGCCCGGTGGGCCGCTGAAAAGATAACCCCGGAGCAGCTCAAAGAACTTAAGGACGTGCTTGACCTTATGGAATTTTACACGGGAAAAGGAGAAATAGATAAAGTTTCGGAACTGGATACCCGGTTCCACGACATCATCTTTAGAGCGTGCAAGAGCAGGCCCCTGGAATCGGTTCTCACCAATTTTCACCATTTTATCCAAAGAGCCCGGCTGGTATCCATCAAAAGCAGCGGCAGGGCGCCGATTTCGCTGGAAGAGCATAAAGAAATTTACAACGCTTTGGCGGTGCGAGACCCCAATGCGGCGGAAAAAGCCATGATAAGACACGTAGAAAAGGCAAAGTCTAACCTTCACCCTTATCTGGCAGGTCATAAGGTTTATTAA
- a CDS encoding DUF362 domain-containing protein, whose protein sequence is MKSKIYFADARVKSYDYKYSFVAKFEQILQMVDFNSFIEKGDYVAIKTHFGSQGAHRIVRPIFLRKVVERVKEAGGQPFVTDTVRIPGLEYLEVANMEGINHLSVGAPVVLADGIFGRDQIRVKAGPILGEIGVASAIYYAPAMIVVSHCKGHIGSGFGGAIKNLAMGCISCKDHHGKAERGRIHFYEGKHLEWIKARCIRCGQCVDVCPHKSLQLVDDSIVIDKTVCVKCGRCARVCPEKALVVPIDEETFQRGLAESAYAVVSTFEKGRILYINFITEVQPECDCMPMADTPLVQDQGVLVSHDIVAIDQASLDIINGADPLPGSKAADKNVKKGENILKAVTGKDAQLHIDAAYELGMGSKEYELIRVTEKEVPEEEKKD, encoded by the coding sequence ATGAAGAGTAAAATCTATTTTGCCGATGCCAGAGTTAAAAGCTATGACTACAAGTACAGCTTTGTGGCCAAGTTTGAACAAATACTGCAGATGGTGGACTTCAATTCGTTCATCGAAAAGGGAGATTACGTAGCTATAAAGACCCATTTCGGGTCTCAGGGAGCCCACCGCATAGTACGGCCTATCTTTTTGAGGAAAGTAGTTGAAAGGGTAAAAGAAGCAGGCGGGCAGCCCTTTGTCACCGATACGGTGAGGATACCGGGCCTCGAGTACCTGGAAGTGGCCAATATGGAAGGCATCAACCATCTCTCGGTAGGGGCCCCGGTGGTGCTGGCCGACGGAATTTTCGGCAGGGACCAGATCAGGGTCAAGGCGGGACCAATCCTGGGAGAGATAGGGGTGGCATCAGCCATATACTACGCCCCGGCTATGATCGTCGTATCCCACTGCAAGGGGCATATCGGTTCCGGCTTCGGAGGAGCCATAAAGAACCTGGCGATGGGCTGCATAAGCTGCAAGGATCACCACGGTAAGGCCGAGAGGGGCAGGATCCACTTTTATGAAGGCAAGCACCTGGAATGGATAAAAGCCCGGTGCATCCGGTGCGGACAGTGCGTGGACGTCTGCCCGCACAAGTCATTGCAGCTTGTTGACGACAGCATCGTCATAGATAAAACCGTTTGCGTCAAGTGCGGCAGGTGCGCCAGAGTCTGTCCGGAAAAGGCCCTGGTGGTGCCCATCGATGAAGAGACCTTCCAGAGGGGCCTCGCCGAATCGGCTTACGCGGTGGTCTCCACCTTCGAAAAGGGCAGGATCCTTTACATAAACTTCATCACCGAGGTCCAGCCCGAGTGCGACTGCATGCCCATGGCCGACACCCCGCTGGTGCAGGATCAGGGCGTGCTGGTGTCCCACGACATAGTGGCGATAGACCAGGCGTCCCTGGATATCATAAACGGCGCCGATCCCCTTCCCGGATCAAAGGCGGCGGATAAAAACGTGAAAAAGGGCGAAAATATACTCAAAGCCGTGACCGGGAAGGATGCGCAGCTTCATATAGACGCGGCCTACGAGCTTGGAATGGGAAGCAAGGAGTACGAACTGATACGGGTGACCGAAAAAGAGGTTCCGGAAGAAGAGAAGAAAGACTAG
- a CDS encoding EamA family transporter: MKSYIFALLTALFWGAAPILGKMGLAKLPPFLALSLRSFTISAVLLATGLLSGSFKNLSIETRSFLFIAGEGLMASLLGQLAYYYALKYSEASKVVPISSAFPLVTVALAFLFLRESLTLKKFFGTLLVILGIILIRG, translated from the coding sequence ATGAAATCCTATATATTTGCTCTACTCACGGCTTTATTCTGGGGAGCCGCACCAATTCTGGGCAAAATGGGTCTTGCAAAGCTGCCGCCCTTCCTGGCCCTGTCGCTGCGTTCCTTTACGATAAGCGCCGTCCTGCTCGCTACCGGTTTGCTTTCGGGCAGTTTTAAAAACCTCTCAATAGAAACTAGATCCTTCCTCTTTATCGCCGGGGAGGGTTTAATGGCATCATTGCTCGGACAGCTGGCCTATTATTACGCCCTCAAGTACAGCGAAGCTTCAAAGGTCGTCCCCATAAGTTCTGCTTTTCCGCTGGTCACGGTTGCTCTGGCCTTTCTCTTCCTGCGCGAGAGCCTGACGCTTAAAAAATTTTTCGGCACCCTGCTGGTCATTCTGGGAATTATATTGATAAGGGGTTAG